From Myxococcus xanthus, a single genomic window includes:
- a CDS encoding heme ABC transporter ATP-binding protein — MSLEVRGIEVWRGRGRTLGPMDLTLEPGEVLAVVGPNGAGKSTLLSAMSGELRCSTGEVLLDGTPLLQWKPRERAMRLGVLPQESSLGFGFTALEVALLGRSPHSSRAEGSADLAAAVAALDATDTRHLASRSYLTLSGGERQRVQLSRVLAQLSEPLASGHRYLLLDEPTASLDLAHQHLVLEAAARFAQAGGAVLAVLHDLNLAARYAHRMAVLAEGRVVELGAPAQVLSQELVARVFGLRVQVVEWPGSPGPLVIPEGRAPLTP, encoded by the coding sequence ATGAGCCTGGAGGTTCGTGGCATCGAGGTGTGGCGTGGCCGTGGGCGGACGCTGGGACCCATGGATTTGACGCTGGAGCCCGGTGAGGTGCTGGCCGTCGTGGGGCCCAACGGCGCGGGCAAGTCCACGCTGCTGTCCGCCATGTCGGGCGAGCTGCGGTGCTCGACGGGCGAGGTGCTTCTGGACGGCACTCCCTTGTTGCAGTGGAAGCCGCGGGAGCGGGCCATGCGGCTGGGCGTGCTTCCCCAGGAGTCGTCGCTGGGCTTCGGCTTCACGGCGCTGGAGGTGGCGCTGCTGGGACGGAGTCCCCATTCGAGCCGCGCTGAGGGCAGCGCGGACCTGGCGGCGGCGGTGGCGGCGCTCGATGCCACCGACACGCGGCACCTGGCTTCACGTTCGTATCTCACGCTGTCGGGGGGCGAGCGGCAGCGTGTGCAGCTGTCGCGGGTGCTGGCTCAGCTCTCCGAACCGTTGGCATCCGGACACCGTTACCTGCTGCTGGACGAGCCGACGGCGAGTCTGGACCTGGCCCACCAGCACCTCGTGCTGGAGGCGGCGGCGCGCTTCGCCCAGGCGGGTGGCGCGGTGCTGGCGGTGCTGCATGACCTCAATCTGGCCGCGCGTTACGCGCACCGGATGGCCGTGCTCGCCGAGGGCCGGGTGGTTGAACTGGGCGCACCGGCGCAGGTGCTTTCCCAGGAGTTGGTGGCCCGCGTCTTCGGTCTGCGCGTGCAGGTCGTCGAATGGCCGGGCTCGCCCGGTCCCCTGGTCATCCCGGAGGGCCGCGCGCCGCTGACTCCCTGA
- a CDS encoding FecCD family ABC transporter permease, whose amino-acid sequence MSASEIAPVSATYRTQEPIQPAAPRPWLLLTALLLGVVLLSLAVGAVPVPLLALAGSLLERVGLDIGHKLESVQQAVLLSIRLPRVTLGIMVGAVLATCGAALQALFRNPLVEPGLLGTSSGAALGAVAAIVMDVALSAHLGSLRMLAVPGAAFLGALGATLLAHRLGGGGGRTETARILLAGVAVSAGAGAGIGLLTQMATDAQLRSITFWTWGSLGGASWDVVGAATPPLLIALGLLLREARTLNLLLLGEREAWHLGVDVERLKRRLILAAALGVGAAVSVTGVIAFVGLLVPALLRLALGPDHRRLLSASALLGASLLVGADLLARTAAIPAELPVGALTSVLGVPVFIGLLSRKGAA is encoded by the coding sequence ATGAGTGCGTCGGAGATTGCGCCCGTCTCCGCCACCTACCGCACCCAGGAGCCCATCCAGCCAGCAGCCCCGCGTCCGTGGCTGTTGCTGACGGCGCTGCTGCTGGGCGTGGTGCTCCTGTCGCTCGCCGTGGGCGCGGTGCCGGTGCCTCTGCTGGCACTGGCGGGCAGTCTGCTGGAACGGGTGGGCCTGGACATCGGCCACAAGCTGGAGTCCGTGCAGCAGGCGGTGCTGCTGTCCATCCGCCTGCCGCGCGTGACGCTCGGCATCATGGTGGGCGCCGTACTGGCCACCTGTGGTGCCGCGCTGCAGGCGTTGTTCCGCAACCCGCTGGTGGAGCCCGGCCTGCTGGGCACCTCCAGCGGCGCGGCGCTGGGGGCGGTGGCGGCCATCGTCATGGATGTGGCCCTCAGCGCCCACCTGGGCTCGCTGCGGATGCTCGCGGTGCCGGGCGCGGCCTTCCTGGGCGCGCTGGGCGCCACGTTGCTCGCGCACCGGCTGGGTGGGGGCGGCGGTCGCACGGAGACGGCGCGCATCCTCCTGGCGGGCGTGGCTGTCAGCGCGGGGGCGGGCGCGGGCATCGGTCTGCTCACGCAGATGGCCACCGACGCGCAGCTCCGCTCCATCACCTTCTGGACCTGGGGCAGCCTGGGCGGTGCGTCCTGGGACGTGGTGGGGGCAGCCACGCCGCCGCTGCTCATCGCCCTGGGCCTGCTGCTGCGTGAAGCGCGCACCCTCAACCTTCTGCTGCTGGGGGAGCGCGAGGCGTGGCACCTGGGCGTGGATGTCGAGCGCCTCAAGCGCCGGCTCATCCTCGCCGCGGCCCTGGGGGTGGGGGCCGCGGTGTCCGTCACCGGCGTCATCGCCTTCGTGGGCTTGCTGGTGCCCGCGCTGCTGCGGTTGGCGCTGGGACCTGACCACCGGCGGCTGCTCAGTGCGTCCGCCTTGCTGGGGGCCTCGCTGCTGGTGGGCGCGGACCTGCTGGCTCGCACGGCGGCCATTCCCGCCGAGTTGCCAGTGGGCGCGCTCACGTCCGTGCTGGGCGTTCCCGTCTTCATCGGGCTGCTGTCGCGCAAGGGGGCCGCATGA
- a CDS encoding heme/hemin ABC transporter substrate-binding protein — protein MSRAFGLSWVFMAVASLAHAAAPAPAKPPAAAAAKAPVNAAKLVTVGPAITETVFALGAGGQVVGVDDTSLALEVARKSPKVGYQRALSSEAIVALGTSQLLASEEAGPPGVLEQLKTVGVDVVVLPNKHTVEATRERIRTLAQRLGKAEQGEALVKQLDSDLRKAQERTAARKDAKPPRVLALYARGANVLMVAGAGTAAGELVTLSGGVNAIAGYAGHKPLTAEAVVEAAPDFILMPASSLEPVGGEEGLSRTPGLSQVRGWRLITVDDVHFMGLGPHLGKAVSRLQDGYTSPARGRK, from the coding sequence ATGAGCCGCGCGTTCGGGCTGTCGTGGGTCTTCATGGCGGTGGCCTCGCTCGCGCACGCGGCGGCGCCGGCGCCCGCGAAGCCTCCGGCGGCGGCCGCGGCCAAGGCCCCGGTCAACGCGGCGAAGCTGGTCACCGTCGGCCCCGCCATCACCGAAACCGTCTTCGCGCTGGGCGCGGGCGGGCAGGTGGTGGGCGTGGACGACACCAGCCTGGCGTTGGAGGTCGCCCGGAAGTCGCCGAAGGTGGGCTACCAGCGGGCGCTGTCATCGGAGGCCATCGTCGCGCTGGGGACGTCGCAGTTGCTGGCGTCCGAGGAGGCGGGCCCTCCGGGCGTGCTCGAGCAGCTCAAGACGGTGGGCGTGGACGTGGTGGTGCTGCCGAACAAGCACACCGTCGAAGCCACGCGCGAGCGCATCCGGACGCTCGCGCAGCGCCTGGGCAAGGCCGAGCAGGGTGAGGCCCTGGTCAAGCAATTGGACTCGGACCTGCGCAAGGCGCAGGAGCGCACGGCGGCGCGCAAGGACGCGAAGCCGCCGCGGGTCCTCGCGCTGTACGCGCGCGGGGCCAACGTCCTCATGGTGGCGGGCGCCGGGACGGCGGCGGGCGAGCTCGTCACGCTGTCGGGCGGCGTGAATGCCATCGCCGGCTATGCGGGCCACAAGCCGCTGACGGCGGAGGCGGTGGTCGAAGCGGCGCCGGACTTCATCCTCATGCCAGCCAGCTCCCTGGAGCCGGTGGGCGGTGAGGAGGGCCTGTCGCGCACGCCCGGCCTGTCGCAGGTGCGCGGCTGGCGCCTCATCACCGTGGACGACGTCCACTTCATGGGGCTGGGGCCTCACCTGGGCAAGGCCGTGAGCCGCTTGCAGGATGGGTACACGTCCCCGGCTCGGGGCCGCAAATGA
- a CDS encoding hemin-degrading factor has translation MNQTANSDVVSESSRLRQRWQTLREEQPRTRIRDAAEQLGVSEAQLLATGLGESVVRLDLRLDALLPRFESLGRVMSLTRNAHAVHEKRGTWRNIELHGKQGLVLDEEIDLRLFFTRWSFGFAIREPHGDGIRRSLQFFDASGTAVHKLYMEEAGREETFDTLVKEFTHADQSPVLSIVPATLAVEPKPDSEIDAEGLRSGWRALQDTHEFFMLLNRFSVARTQALRLAEPELTTPVATSSLTWVLEKASATELPIMIFVGNPGCIQIHTGPVKNVKPMGPWMNVLDAGFNLHVRADHVHSAWVVRKPTRDGVVTSLELFNEAGENIALIFGKRKPGQPESPEWRALAEELATALPASEVSR, from the coding sequence ATGAATCAGACCGCGAACTCTGATGTCGTTTCCGAGTCCTCCCGTCTGCGCCAGCGCTGGCAGACCCTCCGCGAGGAGCAGCCTCGCACCCGTATCCGTGACGCCGCCGAGCAGTTGGGTGTGAGTGAAGCGCAGTTGCTCGCCACGGGACTTGGGGAGAGCGTCGTCCGGCTGGACCTCCGGCTGGATGCGCTCCTGCCTCGTTTCGAGTCGCTGGGGCGGGTGATGTCGCTCACGCGCAACGCGCATGCCGTGCACGAGAAGCGTGGCACCTGGCGCAACATCGAGCTGCACGGCAAGCAGGGGCTGGTGCTGGACGAGGAAATCGACCTGCGCCTGTTCTTCACGCGCTGGAGCTTCGGCTTCGCCATCCGCGAGCCGCACGGCGATGGCATCCGCCGCAGCCTCCAGTTCTTCGACGCGTCGGGGACGGCCGTCCACAAGCTCTACATGGAGGAGGCAGGGCGCGAGGAGACGTTCGACACCCTGGTGAAGGAATTCACCCACGCGGACCAGTCGCCGGTGCTCAGCATCGTCCCGGCCACGCTCGCGGTGGAGCCCAAGCCCGACAGTGAGATTGACGCGGAGGGGCTGCGCTCCGGCTGGCGCGCGCTCCAGGACACGCATGAGTTCTTCATGCTGCTCAACCGCTTCAGTGTGGCGCGCACCCAGGCGCTCCGCCTGGCCGAGCCGGAGCTCACCACCCCGGTGGCGACGTCCTCGCTGACGTGGGTGCTGGAGAAGGCGTCCGCGACGGAGCTGCCCATCATGATTTTCGTGGGCAACCCCGGCTGCATCCAGATTCACACCGGCCCGGTGAAGAACGTGAAGCCGATGGGACCGTGGATGAACGTGTTGGACGCGGGCTTCAACCTCCACGTCCGCGCGGACCACGTCCACTCGGCGTGGGTCGTGCGCAAGCCCACGCGGGACGGCGTCGTCACGTCCCTGGAGCTGTTCAACGAGGCGGGGGAGAACATCGCGCTCATCTTCGGCAAGCGGAAGCCGGGGCAGCCCGAGTCGCCCGAGTGGCGCGCGCTGGCCGAAGAGCTGGCCACGGCGCTGCCCGCGAGCGAGGTGTCGCGATGA
- a CDS encoding HmuY family protein, which yields MSRFSSHSSFLGRAAAALLLAGSLSACGDDLELPSENPPTDGSHVNHVANDDGSYTTTVNATSSADWIGLDLDKGAQVSASDDTVWDLAFNRFNVRTRGGVSGTGNVAVAVLLETDFAAVTRAPADGYVADSEDGPDRGEDPDSAFQQGDGWYVYDMTTHALTARRNVYVVRSDAGDYFKVAMQSYYDDAGTPGMLSFRWAKVPGPASSGSAVTQPSSY from the coding sequence ATGTCCCGCTTCTCTTCCCATTCCTCCTTCCTGGGCCGCGCCGCCGCCGCCCTGCTGCTGGCCGGTTCCCTGTCCGCGTGCGGCGATGACCTCGAGCTGCCATCAGAGAACCCTCCGACGGATGGCTCCCACGTGAATCACGTGGCCAACGATGACGGCTCGTACACCACCACCGTGAACGCGACGAGCAGCGCGGACTGGATTGGCCTGGACCTGGACAAGGGCGCGCAGGTGAGTGCTTCTGATGACACTGTCTGGGACCTGGCCTTCAACCGCTTCAACGTCCGCACCCGGGGCGGCGTGAGTGGTACCGGCAACGTGGCGGTGGCGGTGCTCCTCGAGACGGACTTCGCGGCGGTGACGCGGGCTCCTGCGGACGGCTACGTCGCGGATTCCGAGGACGGCCCGGATCGGGGCGAGGACCCGGACAGCGCCTTCCAGCAGGGCGACGGGTGGTACGTCTATGACATGACGACGCACGCCCTCACGGCGCGTCGCAATGTGTACGTCGTCCGCTCCGACGCTGGTGACTACTTCAAGGTCGCCATGCAGTCCTATTACGACGATGCGGGCACGCCGGGGATGTTGTCGTTCCGCTGGGCGAAGGTGCCTGGCCCCGCCTCCAGCGGCAGCGCGGTGACGCAGCCGTCCTCGTACTGA
- a CDS encoding TonB-dependent receptor plug domain-containing protein, with product MAWRGCLLFVACSMPWTAWGGGSEAPATEVASSEASTAEAPPDAQVAQADAGPEPALDAEALPEARTVVTASRSPERLEDSAVATEVITRSDILASGARDASELLAAHPGLQVVQTFAGATVQLQGLSPEYVLVLVDGERVAGRVAGSVDLSRLSTEDIEQVEVVKGPSSVLYGSDAVAGVVNLITRRARRPLGAELRASYGSMQRLELDATGEAKGENWGLRLSGGLARRDAYLLDPTSIGTTGSSLDGIDASAGGDLRISEGTALQANATYARRVQRGVDVGVTGAIFDRASRDDSLSVRLSPQWRLSNNASLRVDGAYAWFNRRYLRDQRRSNALDTIEDTREQQGRLGAQLDAKLGDTHAFVVGAELLGEWLQADRLGEDGTGQRARASIYVQDNWTLVPRLKLTLVPGARVDTDTQFGTAVTPRLAARMDPTSWLTLRGSYGWAFRAPGFQEMLLDFENPSVGYRVHGNPDLRPERSRSFNLSVEVKPAESSLLWVSAFQHNLQDMIGVSTEVVGPQQLFTYVNIARARVRGGEMGVRQQLPGRISAELGYTLTDGRSEETGLALEGQARHRLTAQATWRHRTSGLEAWVRGALVGPRPFYPDTDGDGVANPYDAKTYVTVDARLGWRMREELQFFVLGTNLANAGNPTDLPIPPRAIQAGISARL from the coding sequence ATGGCGTGGCGTGGGTGTTTGCTCTTCGTGGCCTGTTCCATGCCGTGGACGGCGTGGGGCGGTGGCAGTGAAGCGCCTGCCACCGAGGTGGCTTCCAGCGAGGCTTCCACCGCGGAGGCTCCGCCCGATGCGCAGGTGGCCCAGGCCGATGCGGGGCCGGAGCCCGCGTTAGACGCGGAGGCGCTGCCGGAAGCGCGCACGGTGGTGACGGCGTCGCGTTCGCCGGAGCGGCTCGAGGATTCGGCGGTGGCCACGGAGGTCATTACCCGCTCGGACATCCTGGCCAGCGGGGCGCGGGACGCGTCGGAGTTGCTTGCCGCGCACCCTGGGCTCCAGGTGGTGCAGACGTTCGCGGGCGCCACGGTGCAGTTGCAGGGCCTGTCGCCGGAGTACGTCCTGGTGCTGGTGGACGGTGAGCGCGTGGCCGGCCGGGTGGCCGGAAGCGTGGACCTGTCCCGCCTGTCCACCGAGGACATCGAACAGGTGGAAGTCGTGAAGGGCCCCTCGTCGGTCCTCTACGGCAGTGACGCGGTGGCGGGCGTGGTGAACCTCATCACCCGCCGTGCCCGCCGTCCGCTGGGCGCCGAGCTGCGCGCCTCCTACGGCTCCATGCAGCGGCTGGAGCTGGACGCCACCGGCGAGGCGAAGGGCGAGAACTGGGGGCTGCGTCTGAGCGGCGGTCTGGCGCGGCGGGACGCGTACCTCCTGGACCCGACGAGCATCGGCACCACGGGCAGCAGCCTGGATGGCATCGACGCGTCCGCGGGCGGTGACTTGCGCATCAGTGAGGGCACGGCGTTGCAGGCCAACGCCACCTATGCGCGTCGGGTGCAGCGGGGCGTGGACGTGGGCGTGACAGGCGCCATCTTCGACCGCGCCAGCCGGGATGACTCGCTCTCCGTTCGCCTGTCTCCACAGTGGAGGCTGTCCAACAACGCCTCGCTGCGCGTGGATGGCGCCTATGCGTGGTTCAACCGGCGCTACCTGAGGGACCAGCGCCGCTCCAACGCGTTGGACACCATCGAGGACACGCGCGAGCAGCAGGGCCGGCTGGGCGCGCAACTGGACGCGAAGCTGGGAGACACCCACGCCTTCGTGGTGGGCGCGGAGCTGCTCGGCGAATGGTTGCAGGCGGACCGGCTGGGCGAAGACGGCACCGGCCAGCGCGCCCGCGCGTCCATCTACGTGCAGGACAACTGGACCCTGGTGCCGCGCTTGAAGCTGACGCTGGTGCCGGGTGCGCGAGTGGACACGGACACGCAGTTCGGTACGGCGGTGACGCCCCGGCTGGCGGCGCGCATGGACCCGACGTCCTGGCTCACGCTGCGCGGCAGCTACGGCTGGGCGTTCCGGGCGCCGGGCTTCCAGGAGATGCTGCTCGACTTCGAAAACCCCAGCGTGGGCTACCGGGTGCACGGCAATCCGGACCTGCGTCCGGAGCGCTCGCGCAGCTTCAATCTGTCGGTGGAGGTGAAGCCCGCGGAGTCCTCGCTCCTGTGGGTGAGCGCCTTCCAGCACAACCTTCAGGACATGATTGGCGTCTCCACGGAGGTGGTCGGTCCGCAGCAGCTCTTCACCTACGTGAACATCGCGCGTGCGCGCGTGCGCGGCGGCGAGATGGGCGTGCGTCAGCAGTTGCCCGGCCGCATCTCCGCGGAGCTGGGCTACACGCTCACCGACGGTCGTTCGGAGGAGACGGGGCTGGCGCTGGAAGGGCAGGCGCGCCATCGCCTCACCGCGCAGGCTACCTGGCGTCACCGGACGTCGGGCCTGGAGGCCTGGGTGCGCGGCGCGCTCGTGGGGCCGCGTCCCTTCTACCCGGACACGGACGGTGACGGCGTCGCCAACCCGTACGACGCGAAGACCTACGTCACCGTGGATGCCCGGCTGGGTTGGCGCATGCGCGAGGAGCTCCAGTTCTTCGTGCTGGGCACCAACCTCGCGAACGCGGGCAACCCCACCGACCTTCCGATTCCCCCTCGCGCCATCCAGGCCGGCATCTCCGCCCGGCTCTGA
- a CDS encoding LEA type 2 family protein — protein MRLPSPMFRLAVVLFLCAGCASAPTRPSSPAVLTAQRTVVASQGLTDATLRFEAQVTSPGEGVLVRADYELVADGQVVKTDTAKLDVALTPGEPTDLSFEERAPYVKNADDLARLSAQGGTLLLALRGTLVVRSGDQEQTIPFAASRAARVPRLPTVVVEELDGARYSDEEVQLNLRLGVRNPNPFPLRLEGLTWTASVAGKTLDSGTLAQADTVDASATGVYPVELTVTKDTWGPEVKALISKGLLPYGVTGEVTGPLLRVPYSLTGKVKLNVSR, from the coding sequence ATGCGCTTGCCCTCGCCCATGTTCCGACTGGCAGTGGTGCTTTTCCTCTGTGCGGGGTGTGCTTCCGCCCCCACCCGGCCCTCCAGTCCCGCCGTCCTCACCGCCCAACGGACCGTCGTCGCGTCCCAGGGCCTCACCGACGCCACCCTGCGCTTCGAGGCCCAGGTGACCAGCCCCGGGGAGGGGGTGCTGGTGCGCGCCGACTACGAGCTCGTCGCCGACGGCCAGGTGGTGAAGACGGACACCGCGAAGCTGGACGTGGCGCTGACGCCCGGCGAGCCCACGGACCTCTCCTTCGAGGAGCGCGCACCCTATGTGAAGAACGCGGACGACCTGGCGCGGCTGAGCGCCCAGGGAGGCACGCTGCTGCTCGCCCTGCGCGGCACTCTCGTCGTGCGCTCGGGAGACCAGGAGCAGACGATTCCCTTCGCCGCCAGCCGCGCGGCGCGGGTGCCCCGGCTGCCCACGGTGGTGGTGGAGGAGTTGGACGGGGCGCGCTACTCGGATGAGGAGGTCCAGCTCAACCTCCGCCTGGGCGTCCGCAACCCCAACCCCTTCCCGCTGCGGCTGGAAGGCCTGACGTGGACGGCGTCGGTGGCCGGAAAGACGCTGGACAGCGGCACGCTGGCGCAGGCGGACACCGTGGACGCGTCCGCCACGGGCGTGTACCCGGTGGAACTGACGGTGACGAAGGACACCTGGGGCCCGGAGGTGAAGGCGCTCATCTCCAAGGGGCTGCTGCCCTACGGGGTGACGGGTGAGGTGACGGGCCCGCTGCTGCGCGTGCCGTATTCGCTCACGGGCAAGGTGAAGCTGAACGTCTCCCGGTAG